The DNA segment AGATTTTCTGCATGAAAAAGAAAATATTTCTGAAAATCCGTACATGTATCCTCTGAGTAATAATTCTGTATTGCAGAATGAAGGGTATCATCGTTTTCTTTTCTACAAGAATTTTGTTGCATTATACTTGATTGATGATGTAGAAAAAATACTTTCAATAATGCGTATCTTCTATGCAAAAAGAGATTATGCTAATTTGATATAAAAAATCACATAACAAAGGTTATGTGGACACCCGCACTAGGGCGCAAGTAGAAAAAATGAATTATAATCCAACTGAAAAAGAAATAACTTTTATAAACAATGCACTAAATAAATTCAATGATGAAAAAGTTGGCCCCGATAATCATGAACTTCTAAATATCGTTGAATATGATGAGAACAAAAATATAATTGGCGGCATTCTCGGTGGAACATATTGGGGATGGATGCACATAGACATTCTTTGGGTAGATAATAATTTCAGAAAAAAAAGAATCGGATCACATTTGCTAGAGGCAGCTGAAGAAGAAGCTAAAAAAAGAGGTTGTCATTCTGTACATGTAGATACAATGTCCTGGCAAGCACCAGAATTTTATAAAAAAAATGGATATAAAATAATCAGTGAACTAAATAATATTCCTATAGGATATAAAAAGTATCATTTGATTAAAGAGTTATAATAATCACCTTAACTGCTGCATCTTGAAAATGTTGACATATTCAAGATGCAGCTTTATATTATAATTATGAAGTTCACTGTAGAAAAATTACCACAAGCAGAAGCTGAAATAAAGGATTTAGAAGAATCTTAGCAGAAACTGCTAAGTGATGAATACACAAAGATTGAAACTTAAGGTATCGAATTTGTTCGGGTAAAACCAATACAAAAAGATATTTTTGAGATTAAATCCAATGAGCTTCGTTCGCTTTTCAAATATAAAGCCGGGAAAATTATTGTGATTGGTGTTGTATTTGTAAAAAAATCGCAAAAAACGCCAAAGAAAATAATAAAACTAGCAAAGAAACGATTAAAGGAGGTCTGATATGGATTATGTTTTTGTAAAAGATTCAGAAGGCTACGTTTTCAAGAAGTTAGAATCAGAAGTTTCTCCTGATGAAAAAATTATCTCTGAAAAAGAGTACATGAAAGTATCTGGTCTTGCTTCTTATGAGAAAAAATTCGGTCATGGTGGAGCTCGAGAAAATGCCGGAAGAAAACAAAAGTTTGCTTTACCTCTTAAGTTTCAAATCCGAGTAACAAAAGA comes from the Treponema rectale genome and includes:
- a CDS encoding type II toxin-antitoxin system RelE/ParE family toxin translates to MEKAEEDLSEIVDYISDTLKNQKAADNLLVDFLHEKENISENPYMYPLSNNSVLQNEGYHRFLFYKNFVALYLIDDVEKILSIMRIFYAKRDYANLI
- a CDS encoding GNAT family N-acetyltransferase, with the protein product MNYNPTEKEITFINNALNKFNDEKVGPDNHELLNIVEYDENKNIIGGILGGTYWGWMHIDILWVDNNFRKKRIGSHLLEAAEEEAKKRGCHSVHVDTMSWQAPEFYKKNGYKIISELNNIPIGYKKYHLIKEL
- a CDS encoding type II toxin-antitoxin system RelE/ParE family toxin, with the translated sequence MQKDIFEIKSNELRSLFKYKAGKIIVIGVVFVKKSQKTPKKIIKLAKKRLKEV